A portion of the Candidatus Poribacteria bacterium genome contains these proteins:
- a CDS encoding HAD family hydrolase, with translation MSAEQKKTAAFFDVDGTIVSTTIVHYYVQFRSYLLPSFFRPFWIAWFTLKVVYYFFLDKVSRTRFNRVFYRNYRGLDAENVKQLAGEQFETYVRSKLFPAALDHIREHQDRGELVVLVTGSLDFIIQPLADYLQVDAALTVQLEEAHGKFTGELTTPPLSEAEKVRAIQTFVEQHNVDLAASYAYGDSRADLPMLECVGNPIAVNPSKGLRQVAIESEWEISEWTIGGK, from the coding sequence ATGTCAGCGGAACAGAAAAAAACGGCTGCCTTTTTTGATGTTGATGGCACCATCGTTAGCACAACCATCGTCCACTATTACGTCCAATTCCGGTCTTATCTGCTCCCTTCCTTTTTTCGTCCCTTCTGGATTGCTTGGTTTACGTTGAAAGTTGTCTATTACTTTTTTCTAGACAAAGTAAGTCGCACAAGATTCAACCGAGTTTTCTATCGCAACTATCGAGGGCTGGATGCGGAAAATGTCAAACAACTCGCTGGTGAGCAGTTCGAGACTTATGTGCGCTCAAAGTTATTCCCCGCCGCTTTAGATCATATTCGTGAACACCAAGATCGGGGAGAGTTGGTTGTGCTTGTAACCGGTTCCCTTGATTTTATCATCCAGCCCCTTGCCGACTATCTCCAAGTAGACGCTGCGTTGACTGTACAACTTGAGGAGGCGCATGGAAAGTTTACGGGGGAATTGACAACGCCGCCGTTGAGCGAGGCGGAAAAAGTTCGCGCTATCCAAACTTTCGTCGAACAGCATAATGTTGACCTCGCTGCAAGTTATGCGTATGGCGATAGCCGTGCAGATCTGCCCATGCTAGAATGCGTTGGTAACCCGATCGCCGTCAATCCGAGCAAAGGGTTACGGCAGGTTGCAATAGAATCGGAATGGGAGATTAGTGAGTGGACGATCGGCGGAAAATAG
- a CDS encoding phenylalanine--tRNA ligase subunit beta, producing MNVSIKWLKEYVDFDLSPEALSERLLMLGMEIESIKQLGEGLDRVVVGRINTVDKHPQADKLVLCNVDVGSGADAQVVCGAPNAREGLVAPVALVGAQLPNGLTIKRAKIRGEESQGMLCSEQELAISDEASGLMELPDETQIGAPIVEALGLDDVVLELEITPNRPDCLSMIGVAREISVITENSLRLPAVNVQQGLTDINNLTNVTIEAPDLCPRYAARVIRGVKIAPSPTWLQRRLEAIGVGTINNIVDITNYVLMEYGHPLHAFDYHQLTENRIVVRRAKPGETLKTIDAEERELTPDMLVIADAENPVALAGVMGGFDSEITDQTVDVLLESAYFHPPSIRKTSKVLGMHTEASHRFERGADPEGVIPALNRTTQLIAEIAGGEICAGIVDVYPSKREALNIKLRPERANFVLGTEIAPDDMCDILTRLGFTVSDTFEVTAPTFRPDVGQEIDLVEEIARVYGFDNIPTTLPRGDIPIPKVVPKEDLRERVKMYLLQCGMMEAMNYAFYHPDVFDRIRLESTDPLRQAVQIANPLSEDQSIMRTTLLPSLLANAQRNRNHQINDVQFFECSKVFIPNGTDEYPNEPERVAGIIAGNLGAGIYGDPLRPADFFDIKGVVEGMLGRCGVSNYTITHTDHPAFHPGRRAEIHVEDKALCVFGEAHPEVMENYDLPHEAYLFELDFERLVDVVEPMKQFEPIPIYPSVNRDLAIVLDADTPASRPTEVIRSAGGELVSGLHLFDVYTGEQVPEGKKSLAFAIEYRSTTETLTDEIVDRIHGGILEQLERELGAILRS from the coding sequence ATGAACGTAAGTATCAAGTGGTTAAAAGAATATGTCGATTTCGATCTATCCCCTGAAGCACTATCAGAGCGTTTGCTAATGCTCGGTATGGAAATCGAATCCATCAAACAACTTGGAGAGGGACTGGATCGCGTGGTCGTCGGTAGAATCAACACCGTGGATAAGCACCCACAGGCAGACAAACTAGTGCTATGCAATGTTGATGTGGGATCGGGGGCAGACGCGCAAGTCGTTTGTGGCGCCCCGAATGCGCGCGAAGGATTGGTTGCCCCCGTCGCGCTCGTCGGGGCACAGTTGCCCAACGGATTGACGATTAAGCGGGCAAAAATCCGGGGTGAGGAATCGCAAGGGATGCTCTGTTCGGAACAAGAGTTGGCAATTTCAGATGAGGCGTCAGGTTTGATGGAACTCCCCGACGAAACACAAATTGGCGCACCGATTGTCGAAGCTCTCGGTCTGGACGATGTTGTGTTGGAACTTGAGATTACGCCCAATCGCCCCGATTGCCTCAGTATGATTGGAGTCGCTAGGGAAATCAGCGTAATCACCGAAAATTCACTCAGGCTGCCCGCCGTAAATGTCCAACAGGGGCTAACGGATATTAACAATCTCACCAATGTAACGATTGAGGCACCAGATCTCTGTCCACGTTACGCAGCGCGAGTTATCCGCGGGGTAAAAATCGCACCTTCGCCCACTTGGCTACAGCGTCGCCTTGAAGCGATCGGCGTTGGAACGATTAACAACATCGTTGATATTACCAATTACGTCCTGATGGAATACGGACATCCCTTGCACGCTTTCGATTACCATCAACTCACTGAGAACCGGATTGTTGTGCGTCGCGCCAAGCCGGGTGAGACATTGAAGACAATTGATGCGGAAGAGAGGGAGTTGACCCCCGATATGCTTGTCATTGCTGACGCGGAGAACCCGGTTGCGCTGGCTGGTGTGATGGGCGGATTCGATTCGGAGATTACCGATCAGACGGTTGACGTGTTACTGGAAAGTGCATACTTCCACCCGCCAAGCATTCGGAAAACATCGAAGGTTTTGGGGATGCACACAGAAGCCTCCCACCGATTTGAACGTGGTGCAGACCCTGAAGGTGTTATTCCAGCTCTCAACCGTACGACACAACTCATCGCGGAAATCGCCGGTGGAGAGATCTGTGCGGGGATTGTCGATGTCTATCCAAGTAAGCGAGAAGCTCTCAATATTAAACTCCGTCCAGAACGTGCCAACTTTGTCCTCGGAACCGAGATTGCCCCCGATGACATGTGCGACATCCTGACCCGCCTTGGCTTTACTGTGTCCGATACGTTTGAAGTTACGGCTCCCACGTTCCGCCCCGATGTGGGACAGGAGATCGATCTGGTCGAAGAAATTGCGCGTGTTTACGGCTTCGATAATATCCCAACCACACTGCCAAGAGGCGACATCCCTATTCCGAAGGTTGTCCCAAAGGAAGATCTACGTGAGCGTGTGAAGATGTATCTCCTACAATGCGGCATGATGGAGGCGATGAATTACGCCTTCTATCATCCAGATGTTTTCGATCGCATCCGTCTCGAATCAACAGACCCACTCCGTCAGGCGGTTCAAATTGCGAATCCGTTGAGCGAAGATCAGTCGATCATGCGAACAACCTTACTTCCTAGCTTGCTCGCAAACGCCCAGCGTAACCGGAACCATCAAATCAACGATGTACAATTCTTTGAGTGCAGCAAAGTTTTCATTCCAAACGGCACGGATGAATATCCCAATGAGCCTGAGCGTGTCGCAGGTATCATAGCGGGCAATCTCGGCGCAGGTATATATGGCGATCCGCTCCGTCCGGCAGACTTCTTCGACATCAAAGGGGTCGTCGAAGGCATGCTAGGCCGATGCGGGGTATCAAATTATACTATCACCCACACCGATCACCCAGCCTTCCATCCCGGACGCCGGGCAGAAATTCATGTTGAAGATAAAGCGCTATGCGTATTCGGTGAAGCCCACCCGGAGGTGATGGAAAATTACGACCTGCCTCACGAGGCTTATCTGTTCGAACTCGATTTCGAGAGATTAGTTGACGTGGTAGAACCGATGAAACAATTTGAACCTATCCCAATCTATCCCAGTGTCAATCGGGATCTTGCCATTGTGCTAGATGCGGATACTCCCGCCAGCCGTCCGACTGAAGTCATCAGATCTGCCGGCGGCGAGCTAGTCTCTGGGTTGCACCTATTCGATGTTTACACAGGCGAACAGGTGCCCGAAGGGAAGAAAAGTTTGGCGTTTGCAATTGAATATCGTTCGACAACGGAGACACTCACGGATGAAATTGTCGATCGGATTCACGGTGGGATTTTAGAACAGTTAGAACGGGAACTGGGGGCGATACTGCGTAGTTAA
- the pheS gene encoding phenylalanine--tRNA ligase subunit alpha, translated as MQEELKQIETEGLTDLETVSDLRELESLRIKYFGRKGLLSTVMRGMGKLSREERPVVGKLANEVRANLTEAFDQVERTQNQQVREDQLAAEAVDITLPGRPPQLGKKHPVTQTFDRIQEIFRGMGFQVAEGPEIEHEYYNFDALNTPAEHPARDSHDTFYITDSLLLRTHTSPVQVRYMEKQKPPIRIIVPGRVYRCDSDASHTPMFHQVEGLLVAEQVTFSELKGVLYAFVQQMFGEGTRTRFRPHFFPFTEPSAEVDISCTTCHGGGCRLCSGTGWLEILGAGSVHPNVFHYVNYDPEQFTGFAFGMGVDRIATLKYGIPDLRLMFDNDMRFAQQF; from the coding sequence ATGCAAGAAGAGTTAAAGCAAATCGAGACTGAAGGGTTGACAGACCTCGAAACTGTAAGCGACTTGCGCGAACTAGAATCTCTGCGGATTAAGTATTTCGGACGCAAAGGTCTGCTCTCCACGGTGATGCGAGGCATGGGGAAACTCTCTAGAGAGGAACGACCAGTTGTTGGTAAACTTGCGAATGAAGTACGCGCAAACCTCACAGAGGCATTTGATCAAGTTGAAAGAACCCAGAACCAACAAGTGCGAGAGGATCAACTTGCAGCGGAGGCTGTGGATATTACGCTGCCTGGCCGCCCACCGCAGCTGGGGAAAAAGCATCCGGTGACACAAACCTTTGATCGTATTCAAGAGATCTTCCGGGGCATGGGATTCCAAGTTGCTGAAGGGCCCGAGATTGAGCATGAATATTACAATTTTGATGCACTGAATACACCCGCGGAGCACCCTGCCAGAGATTCACATGATACGTTTTATATCACTGATAGCTTACTATTGCGAACACATACCTCACCGGTTCAAGTCCGCTACATGGAAAAGCAGAAGCCTCCCATACGAATTATCGTCCCAGGGCGAGTGTATCGTTGCGATTCCGATGCCTCCCACACACCGATGTTCCATCAAGTCGAGGGTTTGCTAGTTGCCGAGCAAGTCACTTTCAGTGAGTTGAAGGGTGTATTATACGCTTTCGTGCAACAGATGTTCGGAGAGGGAACACGGACCCGCTTCCGCCCCCACTTCTTCCCATTCACAGAGCCGAGTGCGGAGGTCGATATCTCCTGCACAACCTGCCATGGCGGGGGCTGTCGTCTCTGTTCAGGCACCGGTTGGCTCGAGATCTTGGGGGCAGGCTCGGTGCATCCAAATGTCTTCCATTATGTCAATTACGATCCGGAACAGTTTACCGGCTTTGCATTCGGCATGGGTGTCGATCGGATTGCAACCTTGAAGTACGGCATCCCAGACTTACGGTTGATGTTTGACAATGACATGCGGTTCGCCCAACAGTTTTGA